The following proteins are encoded in a genomic region of Cygnus olor isolate bCygOlo1 chromosome 23, bCygOlo1.pri.v2, whole genome shotgun sequence:
- the LOC121059033 gene encoding uncharacterized protein LOC121059033: protein MAGHRQLVLPLQGLLLCVVALHFGSWGPLATAEHEAAPNASSVAPNASSVAPNASSVAPNASSVAPNASVNSTEGTLLTCQSFQCSGERCYQDEAYANETATCHNETFCELYRFSSTNYTARCSSACGTEPCRTNSSVSLQQCALECCDAPLCLQLNASSYGDLPATTTPPTTTVATTPRPPPRNGKVCAAFSCHGDGCFKGKKATARCIVGYDFCQMKKTGLDFVAGCSKACKAAKPVCAKGVKAACYQECCPATPKASCLKLDGKIHVNGAGQVPLAPLLQLLACGAALLLNRGVSTPLWL, encoded by the exons ATGGCAGGTCACCGACAGCTCGTCCTCCCCCTTCAAG GCCTGCTGCTCTGCGTCGTGGCTCTGCACTTCGGCTCCTGGGGCCCTCTTGCCACAGCAG agcaCGAAGCGGCCCCCAACGCCTCCTCGGTGGCCCCCAACGCCTCCTCGGTGGCCCCCAACGCCTCCTCGGTGGCCCCCAACGCCTCCTCGGTGGCCCCCAACGCCTCTGTGAACAGTACAGAAGGAACACTG CTCACCTGCCAGAGCTTCCAGTGCTCTGGGGAGAGGTGTTACCAGGATGAAGCCTATGCCAACGAGACGGCCACCTGCCACAACGAGACTTTCTGCGAG CTTTATCGTTTCTCCAGCACAAACTACACAGCCAGGTGCAGCAGCGCATGCGGCACGGAGCCGTGCAGGACCAACAGCAGCGTGAGCTTGCAGCAGTGCGCCCTGGAGTGCTGCGACGCCCcgctctgcctgcagctcaaTGCCAGCTCCTACG GTGACCTGCCAGCCACCACCACGCCGCCCACCACCACCGTCGCCACCaccccccggcctcccccccgAAAT GGGAAGGTCTGTGCAGCATTCTCCTGCCATGGGGATGGATGTTTCAAGGGGAAGAAGGCCACTGCTAGATGCATCGTTGGGTATGACTTCTGTCAG atgaagaagactggcctggaTTTTGTGGCAGGATGCAGCAAAGCCTGCAAGGCTGCCAAGCCCGTCTGTGCTAAAGGCGTGAAGGCTGCCTGCTACCAGGAGTGCTGCCCCGCCACGCCAAAAGCCAGCTGCCTGAAGCTGGATGGCAAAATTCACGTCAACGGTGCTGGGCAGGTGCCTCTGGCCccgctcctgcagctcctggcatgCGGGGCTGCCCTTCTCCTGAACCGCGGGGTCTCCACTCCTCTCTGGCTGTAA